A portion of the Paenibacillus sp. PvR098 genome contains these proteins:
- a CDS encoding nucleoside recognition domain-containing protein, which yields MKAKALQALLSPRLTTLFLGAAALALVISIILFPAQAFQASLQGLNLWWKLVFPALLPFLIVTELLRGMGVLHGLGALMEPLLRILLRLPGIGGWVLSLGFTAGMPAGAAAVGTLRTDGLLTREEGERLLAVSHISSPVFMVSVVGVGFLGSPAAGLSLAIIHYTAALLMAVLHRFDAGRHASVKKYARKGWLSHSFQAFYEAKARDGRTFGKLLGDAVFFGVQQLFIIGGCMMMFSVMIHALSLSGLQEALASAVSLLGTRSNDALSLVSALITGFFEPHLGAYAMAQAASASHSSFFYALLSLMLAWGGLSTHAQVKSLTASTDLRYSRFVLSRIHHGGIAFVLTLLSWKPLIGWTSQEQPVLANYRAASSSWSDGNSSLWPFISPMMLQFGTIILILLVLSVFSAFLFYRGRQRHGPL from the coding sequence ATGAAAGCGAAAGCATTGCAGGCCCTTCTCTCCCCACGCTTGACTACGTTATTCTTAGGCGCTGCGGCGCTTGCTTTAGTGATCAGCATTATTTTGTTTCCCGCACAAGCGTTTCAAGCCTCCCTTCAAGGCTTGAACCTCTGGTGGAAGCTTGTCTTTCCGGCGCTGCTGCCGTTCCTGATCGTCACAGAGCTCCTGCGCGGCATGGGAGTCCTGCACGGCCTCGGCGCACTGATGGAACCATTGCTGCGCATCCTTCTTCGGCTCCCCGGCATCGGAGGCTGGGTGCTCTCCCTTGGCTTCACAGCGGGTATGCCTGCCGGAGCCGCAGCAGTAGGTACACTTCGCACGGACGGGCTTCTGACACGGGAAGAAGGCGAACGGCTGCTGGCCGTCTCCCATATATCTAGCCCGGTATTTATGGTCAGCGTTGTCGGCGTAGGTTTCCTTGGCAGTCCTGCGGCTGGACTTTCGCTCGCCATAATCCATTATACCGCGGCTTTACTGATGGCTGTCCTTCACCGTTTCGATGCCGGAAGGCACGCTTCCGTAAAAAAATACGCTAGGAAAGGCTGGCTCTCACACAGCTTTCAAGCGTTTTATGAAGCGAAGGCTCGCGACGGACGGACTTTCGGTAAGCTTCTGGGTGATGCCGTCTTTTTCGGCGTGCAGCAGCTTTTCATCATAGGCGGGTGCATGATGATGTTCTCCGTGATGATCCATGCCCTATCCCTTTCCGGCCTGCAGGAGGCGCTTGCTTCCGCCGTTTCCTTGCTCGGAACCCGTTCTAACGACGCTTTATCATTAGTCTCCGCGCTAATCACCGGTTTCTTCGAACCGCATTTAGGCGCTTACGCGATGGCACAGGCTGCCAGCGCATCGCACAGCTCCTTCTTCTATGCGCTTCTCAGCTTGATGCTGGCTTGGGGCGGTTTATCCACCCACGCACAAGTCAAAAGCTTGACCGCCTCAACGGACCTTCGGTACTCGCGTTTTGTACTGTCGCGTATCCACCATGGAGGTATTGCCTTCGTGCTGACGCTGCTCTCGTGGAAGCCGCTGATCGGTTGGACGAGTCAGGAACAGCCCGTACTCGCCAACTACCGTGCCGCCAGCTCTAGTTGGAGTGACGGAAACAGCAGCCTCTGGCCGTTCATCAGTCCGATGATGCTCCAGTTCGGAACCATCATCCTAATCCTTCTGGTGCTTTCGGTGTTTTCGGCCTTTCTGTTTTACCGTGGACGCCAAAGGCATGGTCCTC
- a CDS encoding SepM family pheromone-processing serine protease, giving the protein MGDARHMKRASRIVFSVFTAIALLYLIYFMPLPLYIFKPGTADVIEPMVQVEQSAAEDKGQFMLTTVAVSDATVYGYLMSFIRPYQELRLKEDLLRRGETETEYTQRQAVVMMTSQADAIQAVYNKLNIPYRINHDGVVIEHIYPDFPAQEVLRAGDNIVKIDDKPIATADELRSSLANKKVGDTVAISYKRGNVTRTDNVALAVLPSEETSAPAPAAEPQRAGLGIVPVEVHSIQAESEDKQVAIKAGNIGGPSAGLMFSLEIFNRFVPEDISKGYKIAGTGEIDRDGNVRVIGGIKHKIVAADRVGADIFFSPKDYRTPDGRTIPNYSDAKQRAEEIGTDMTIVPVGTLDEALQYLAGLPVKPSS; this is encoded by the coding sequence ATGGGAGATGCTCGGCATATGAAACGGGCGTCACGCATCGTTTTTTCGGTTTTCACTGCCATAGCTTTGTTGTATCTGATTTACTTCATGCCACTGCCATTATATATTTTCAAACCGGGTACGGCGGATGTTATTGAGCCTATGGTTCAAGTGGAGCAGTCCGCAGCTGAAGATAAAGGGCAGTTTATGCTGACGACAGTTGCGGTAAGCGATGCAACGGTATACGGGTACCTGATGTCGTTCATACGCCCTTATCAGGAGCTGCGTTTGAAGGAGGACCTGCTGCGCAGGGGAGAGACAGAAACGGAGTACACCCAGCGGCAAGCGGTCGTCATGATGACATCGCAGGCGGATGCGATTCAGGCTGTCTATAACAAGCTGAACATTCCATACCGAATCAACCATGACGGAGTCGTCATTGAACATATCTATCCTGATTTTCCGGCTCAAGAGGTACTGCGGGCCGGGGATAATATCGTCAAAATTGATGATAAGCCGATTGCAACAGCGGATGAGCTGCGGTCGTCGTTAGCGAATAAAAAAGTAGGGGATACGGTTGCCATAAGCTATAAGCGGGGGAATGTGACCCGGACGGACAACGTCGCTTTGGCTGTTTTGCCGAGCGAGGAGACTTCTGCTCCGGCACCAGCTGCCGAGCCGCAAAGAGCCGGGCTTGGTATCGTTCCTGTAGAAGTACACAGCATTCAGGCGGAATCCGAAGACAAACAAGTGGCGATTAAGGCGGGGAACATCGGGGGGCCCTCCGCTGGACTGATGTTTTCACTGGAGATTTTCAACCGTTTCGTACCTGAGGATATATCGAAAGGATATAAAATTGCAGGTACAGGAGAGATTGACCGGGATGGGAATGTTAGAGTCATCGGGGGGATCAAGCACAAGATCGTGGCGGCCGACCGGGTGGGAGCCGATATTTTCTTCAGCCCCAAAGATTACCGCACTCCGGACGGACGAACGATCCCGAACTATTCGGATGCGAAGCAGCGCGCCGAAGAAATCGGGACGGATATGACCATCGTCCCGGTAGGGACGTTGGATGAGGCTTTGCAATACTTGGCCGGGCTGCCGGTCAAGCCGAGCAGTTAG
- a CDS encoding nucleotidyltransferase produces the protein MRTVGLIVEYNPLHNGHYYHYQQSKKVSGADSAICVMSGHFLQRGEPAIVDKWARAEMALRMGADLVLELPVAFSAQPAEWFAYGAVSALDATGVVDSLCFGCESGRIDWLKAAADKLHEEPEELTRLLQLELKTGIPYPAAYSRAVAHLLPEANEEELAKPNNTLGLHYLIALRRLQSSIEPLTITRTKADYHQPDITDKQIASATAIRRILMTDRSLEGIRPFVPAATLDIMTREWKAGRGPIDWERLARPLLLQLMHHSPQQLTSFHEVNEGLEHRIRKALADIRPEDSQGALVEALIGRLKTKRYTRTKLQRTLLRILLNHTKQDLSSDTLRQGVPYLRVLGFSPRGQELLKRMKKTAKVPIVTKVTTVTSPLLELDLRATSVYSLGYALPTPDDWFRDYYEAPIRT, from the coding sequence ATGCGAACGGTCGGTTTGATTGTCGAATATAACCCGCTGCATAACGGTCATTACTATCATTACCAACAATCCAAAAAGGTATCGGGAGCGGACAGTGCAATTTGTGTCATGAGCGGTCATTTTCTTCAGCGGGGCGAGCCCGCCATCGTTGATAAATGGGCTCGCGCTGAAATGGCGCTGCGAATGGGCGCGGATCTCGTGCTGGAACTGCCAGTCGCTTTCTCCGCTCAGCCCGCCGAATGGTTCGCTTACGGTGCGGTATCCGCCTTAGACGCTACGGGCGTCGTGGACAGCCTGTGCTTTGGCTGCGAGAGTGGCAGGATCGATTGGCTTAAAGCAGCTGCTGACAAGCTGCACGAGGAGCCTGAAGAGCTTACCCGGCTGCTGCAGCTCGAGCTGAAAACAGGCATCCCGTATCCGGCGGCTTACAGCAGAGCGGTAGCTCATCTCTTGCCCGAGGCCAATGAGGAAGAACTGGCGAAGCCGAACAATACGCTCGGTCTCCACTACCTGATCGCATTACGTCGTCTGCAAAGCAGCATCGAACCTCTGACCATCACGAGAACGAAAGCAGACTACCACCAACCCGATATCACGGATAAACAGATTGCAAGCGCTACAGCTATCCGCCGAATCCTGATGACGGACCGTTCTCTGGAGGGCATCCGTCCCTTCGTACCCGCCGCGACGCTGGACATTATGACCCGCGAATGGAAAGCCGGTCGCGGTCCGATCGATTGGGAGCGCTTAGCCAGGCCGCTGCTGCTGCAACTGATGCATCACAGTCCGCAGCAGCTCACATCCTTTCACGAGGTGAACGAAGGGCTCGAGCACCGTATCCGGAAAGCGCTGGCTGATATTCGTCCAGAAGATTCTCAAGGAGCTCTGGTGGAAGCACTGATCGGCAGGCTCAAAACGAAACGTTACACGCGCACCAAGCTGCAGCGGACCCTGCTGCGTATCCTGCTGAATCATACGAAACAGGACTTGTCCTCCGATACTCTTCGACAGGGCGTGCCGTATTTACGCGTGCTCGGCTTCAGTCCAAGAGGGCAGGAGCTGCTCAAGCGGATGAAAAAAACGGCGAAGGTCCCCATCGTCACCAAAGTGACGACAGTAACCTCCCCGCTCCTGGAGCTGGACCTCCGCGCGACATCCGTATACTCCTTGGGATACGCGCTGCCGACGCCCGACGATTGGTTCCGCGATTATTACGAAGCGCCCATTCGTACATAA
- a CDS encoding DUF177 domain-containing protein, with protein sequence MFIHLKDLAAKGTMRLEGTEDLTEVLPKSGSLLGCGPLHVRLDAQNKAGGAEVSGELEIDVEQACSRCLAPVAEHLTIPFHETFVKGEEKALEASDDEEENVEDVLYVSEDRIELEPYLVESVMLAMPFIPLCSEDCQGLCPVCGTNKNEQACGCKQDKVDPRLAGLADFFKDQS encoded by the coding sequence ATGTTCATACATTTAAAGGACTTGGCTGCAAAAGGCACGATGCGGCTGGAAGGCACTGAGGATTTGACCGAGGTTCTTCCGAAGTCAGGAAGCTTACTGGGCTGCGGCCCCCTGCACGTTCGACTGGATGCGCAGAATAAAGCCGGCGGTGCAGAAGTCTCGGGAGAGCTGGAAATCGATGTGGAACAAGCTTGTTCCCGATGTCTTGCTCCAGTGGCTGAGCATTTGACAATTCCGTTTCACGAAACGTTTGTCAAAGGCGAAGAGAAGGCGCTGGAAGCATCCGATGACGAAGAAGAGAACGTGGAAGACGTGCTTTATGTCTCAGAGGATCGAATAGAGCTCGAGCCTTATCTGGTCGAGAGCGTGATGCTCGCCATGCCGTTCATTCCGCTGTGCAGTGAAGATTGTCAAGGTCTGTGTCCCGTTTGCGGAACCAACAAGAACGAGCAGGCTTGCGGCTGCAAGCAGGACAAGGTGGACCCGCGTCTGGCCGGACTGGCGGATTTCTTTAAAGATCAATCGTAG
- the rpmF gene encoding 50S ribosomal protein L32 — MAVPQRRTSKTRRDKRRTHFKLEVPGMIKCDNCGELKMAHRVCKVCGHYKKREIVNQ, encoded by the coding sequence ATGGCAGTACCTCAAAGGAGAACATCCAAAACGCGCCGTGACAAGCGTCGTACTCACTTTAAATTAGAAGTTCCAGGCATGATTAAATGCGATAATTGCGGAGAGTTGAAAATGGCTCACCGTGTATGCAAAGTTTGCGGTCATTACAAGAAAAGAGAGATCGTAAACCAGTAA
- the fapR gene encoding transcription factor FapR, producing MPKRQRQQQLAKAIEENPFITDEELTRLFQVSIQTIRLDRLELGIPELRERMKLMAEQSYDQVRSLPLHEVIGDVIDLQLDKSGISMFEIKEEHVFSRTKIARGHHIFSQANSLAVALINDQVALTAAADIRFVRQVRLAEKCIAKAYVRSISKGKAKVEVFTYVGDEMVFQGNFIIYHSNKDRSEGGEVHADRD from the coding sequence ATTCCGAAACGACAGCGCCAGCAGCAGTTGGCCAAAGCGATTGAAGAGAACCCTTTTATTACGGATGAAGAATTGACGAGATTGTTCCAAGTCAGTATCCAAACGATCCGGCTGGATCGGCTCGAGCTCGGCATTCCCGAGCTGCGCGAGCGAATGAAGCTGATGGCGGAGCAGTCGTACGATCAGGTGCGTTCTCTTCCCCTGCATGAAGTCATTGGGGATGTGATCGATCTGCAGCTTGACAAGAGCGGGATTTCGATGTTTGAAATCAAAGAGGAGCATGTGTTTTCCCGAACGAAAATCGCGCGGGGGCATCATATTTTCTCACAAGCGAATTCTCTAGCCGTAGCACTAATTAACGATCAGGTGGCACTCACAGCGGCGGCGGATATCCGTTTCGTACGACAGGTCCGATTAGCGGAGAAATGCATCGCGAAAGCGTATGTCCGCTCCATTTCCAAAGGGAAAGCGAAAGTAGAAGTATTCACCTACGTCGGAGACGAAATGGTTTTCCAAGGGAATTTCATTATTTATCATTCGAATAAAGACCGCTCTGAAGGAGGAGAAGTTCATGCGGATCGCGATTGA
- the plsX gene encoding phosphate acyltransferase PlsX — MRIAIDAMGGDHAPQAAMEGAAAAAKEWSDITVIVVGDTARLEPLLQGNKPANLELRHASETIEADDEPVKAVRRKKDASMVVAGRMVKEQEADAMISAGNTGALMTTGLLVVGRIEGIERPALAPMLPTTDGEGILALDLGANMDATAEQLVQYAIMGSLYRSKVHGLSEPRVGLLNVGTEAMKGNEVAKAAYPLLEQAPIRFVGNVESRDILRKPCDVVVCDGFAGNIMLKSMEGTASVIFSALKEEFTRTWYTKIAAAIVKKGLGQFRKKLDYTEHGAAPLLGINGLVLKSHGSSNAVAFKNAVRQARIALKNDLVRSISAEISNGSEL; from the coding sequence ATGCGGATCGCGATTGATGCGATGGGCGGAGACCATGCGCCGCAAGCGGCGATGGAGGGAGCCGCTGCCGCAGCTAAGGAATGGTCGGATATCACCGTCATTGTGGTAGGGGATACCGCCCGGCTGGAGCCTCTGCTTCAAGGAAACAAGCCGGCCAATCTGGAACTTCGGCATGCCTCCGAAACGATCGAAGCCGATGACGAGCCTGTCAAGGCCGTTCGGCGCAAAAAAGACGCCTCCATGGTCGTTGCCGGCCGCATGGTGAAGGAGCAGGAAGCCGATGCGATGATCTCGGCGGGCAATACAGGTGCGCTCATGACGACGGGGCTGCTCGTGGTCGGCCGGATTGAAGGCATTGAGCGCCCGGCGCTGGCCCCGATGCTGCCGACTACGGATGGAGAAGGCATACTGGCCCTTGATCTTGGAGCCAACATGGATGCGACTGCAGAACAATTGGTGCAGTACGCCATCATGGGCAGCTTGTACCGGAGTAAAGTGCATGGGCTTAGCGAGCCGCGCGTTGGCCTGCTGAACGTCGGGACTGAGGCGATGAAGGGCAATGAAGTAGCCAAAGCGGCTTATCCGCTGCTTGAACAGGCGCCGATCCGGTTTGTGGGCAACGTGGAATCCAGGGATATACTGCGGAAGCCTTGCGACGTCGTCGTCTGTGACGGCTTTGCGGGGAACATCATGCTGAAGTCGATGGAAGGCACGGCATCGGTTATTTTCTCAGCGCTGAAGGAAGAGTTCACCCGCACTTGGTATACTAAGATTGCCGCCGCGATTGTGAAGAAAGGGTTGGGCCAATTCCGCAAAAAGCTGGATTACACGGAACACGGGGCAGCCCCGCTGCTTGGCATTAACGGCCTGGTGCTGAAAAGTCACGGTTCCTCCAATGCGGTGGCTTTCAAAAATGCAGTTCGGCAGGCACGGATCGCCTTAAAGAACGATTTGGTCCGAAGCATATCTGCGGAAATCAGTAATGGAAGCGAGTTGTAA
- a CDS encoding beta-ketoacyl-ACP synthase III, whose product MSLLPVGIIGTGKYVPERVLTNQELEQMVDTNDEWIVTRTGIRERRVAAPEQASSDLAYEASLQALKSAGITAEQIDLIVVATVTPDMAFPSTACILQEKLGAKKAAAFDLSAACTGFIYGLANAANFIATGTYKYALVVGAECLSRITDYTDRNTCILFGDGAGAVVLGVVPEGRGFKSFELGADGTGGQLLKVPGGGSRYPATPQSLEGKQHFIFMAGAEVFKFAVRVMGSAAEEALRKAGMDKSEVDLLVPHQANIRIIQSALNRLNLSEDKCMINLDKYGNVSAASIPIALAEAVESGRVKEGNKLVLVGFGGGLTWGASALVW is encoded by the coding sequence ATGAGCTTATTGCCTGTAGGCATTATTGGAACAGGAAAGTATGTGCCCGAACGGGTACTGACCAATCAAGAGCTGGAACAAATGGTAGATACGAACGACGAGTGGATCGTTACCCGCACAGGGATACGTGAACGTCGGGTGGCTGCTCCTGAGCAAGCATCGTCCGATTTGGCTTATGAGGCTTCTCTGCAAGCGCTAAAGAGTGCAGGGATTACGGCGGAACAGATCGATCTGATCGTTGTGGCGACGGTCACGCCGGATATGGCCTTCCCATCGACGGCCTGCATCCTGCAGGAAAAGCTGGGTGCGAAGAAGGCTGCCGCATTCGACTTGTCTGCTGCGTGCACAGGATTTATTTATGGTCTGGCCAATGCGGCGAATTTCATAGCGACCGGGACATATAAATATGCGCTTGTGGTCGGCGCGGAATGCCTGTCGAGAATCACCGATTATACCGACCGAAATACATGCATTTTGTTCGGTGACGGAGCGGGGGCCGTTGTCCTTGGAGTCGTACCGGAAGGCCGCGGTTTTAAATCGTTCGAGCTTGGTGCCGATGGCACAGGGGGGCAGCTCCTTAAAGTGCCTGGCGGCGGATCCCGTTATCCCGCAACTCCTCAAAGCCTGGAAGGCAAGCAGCACTTTATTTTTATGGCCGGGGCGGAAGTATTTAAATTTGCCGTGCGGGTCATGGGCAGTGCGGCGGAGGAAGCGCTCCGCAAAGCGGGAATGGATAAGTCCGAGGTGGATCTGCTTGTACCGCATCAAGCGAATATCCGTATTATTCAATCAGCGCTGAACCGGCTGAACCTCAGTGAAGACAAATGCATGATCAACCTGGACAAATACGGGAACGTTTCTGCGGCTTCGATCCCGATCGCCCTCGCGGAAGCGGTGGAATCGGGCAGGGTCAAGGAAGGCAACAAGTTGGTGCTGGTCGGCTTCGGCGGCGGGCTGACTTGGGGAGCTTCCGCATTGGTGTGGTGA
- the fabD gene encoding ACP S-malonyltransferase — protein MGKIAFVFPGQGAQAVGMGKDIYEAEAASRSIFEAADKALGLRLTNIIFEGPENELKLTYNTQPALLATSIAYLELFRSRHGLQPDYAAGHSLGEYSALVAAGVLHFEDAVRTVRSRGEFMDAAVPAGQGAMAAVLGAEREALQALCAEVSRGGAVAELANLNCPGQIVVSGSKEGVQAIVERGKEAGAKRVIPLEVSGPFHSSLMKPASERLSSVLTGVEMNRASIPVVANVTAKPVQEPGEIRQLLVDQVHSSVLWEDSVTWLIEQGVDTFVEIGSGTVLAGLIKKIDRNVKVYSVNSLESIEKFQLETNV, from the coding sequence ATGGGGAAAATTGCATTCGTGTTCCCAGGTCAAGGTGCCCAGGCCGTAGGCATGGGCAAGGATATCTATGAAGCCGAAGCGGCGTCGCGATCGATCTTTGAAGCGGCCGACAAGGCATTGGGCCTCCGTTTGACGAACATCATTTTCGAAGGACCCGAGAACGAACTGAAATTGACGTATAATACGCAGCCTGCGCTGCTGGCGACAAGCATTGCTTACCTGGAGCTGTTCCGTTCCCGTCACGGCCTGCAGCCGGACTATGCAGCGGGGCACAGCTTGGGAGAGTACAGCGCGCTTGTAGCGGCCGGTGTGCTCCATTTCGAGGACGCGGTTCGCACCGTGCGGTCGCGCGGCGAGTTTATGGACGCTGCCGTGCCTGCCGGGCAAGGAGCCATGGCTGCGGTGCTCGGAGCGGAGCGCGAGGCTTTGCAAGCGCTGTGCGCCGAGGTAAGCCGCGGGGGTGCGGTGGCAGAGCTGGCAAATCTGAACTGCCCTGGACAGATCGTCGTCTCCGGCAGTAAAGAAGGCGTGCAGGCCATTGTTGAACGCGGTAAGGAAGCTGGAGCGAAGCGCGTCATTCCGCTTGAAGTGAGCGGGCCGTTCCACTCCTCTTTGATGAAGCCTGCTTCCGAGCGCCTGTCCAGCGTTCTCACCGGTGTGGAGATGAATCGGGCGAGCATTCCTGTCGTAGCAAACGTGACGGCAAAGCCTGTGCAGGAACCGGGTGAGATCCGGCAGCTTCTGGTCGATCAGGTTCATTCGTCAGTGCTTTGGGAAGATAGTGTGACTTGGCTGATCGAGCAGGGTGTGGATACGTTCGTGGAAATCGGAAGCGGCACGGTGTTGGCCGGGCTGATCAAGAAAATCGACCGCAACGTAAAAGTGTATTCGGTGAACAGCCTGGAATCGATTGAAAAGTTTCAACTGGAAACAAACGTATAA
- the fabG gene encoding 3-oxoacyl-[acyl-carrier-protein] reductase, which yields MLTGKVALVTGASRGIGRAIALSLADAGADVAVNYAGSEAAAAETVQQIESMGRKAIKVKANVGSVQEVEDMFKHVLETFGRIDILINNAGITRDNLIMRMKEEEFDQVIETNLKGVFNCLKAASRPMMKQRFGRIINISSVVGALGNAGQTNYVAAKAGVIGMTKSAAKELASRGITVNCVAPGFIETDMTDKLSGEMREQLLKQIPLARLGQPEDIAKAVRFLASEDSSYMTGQTIHVDGGMYM from the coding sequence ATGCTTACAGGTAAAGTGGCATTGGTTACAGGAGCTTCACGCGGCATCGGCCGGGCAATCGCTCTGTCGCTGGCGGATGCCGGCGCGGACGTGGCTGTCAACTATGCAGGAAGCGAAGCGGCTGCAGCAGAAACGGTGCAGCAAATCGAATCGATGGGACGTAAAGCAATCAAGGTAAAAGCGAACGTCGGCTCGGTTCAAGAGGTCGAGGATATGTTTAAGCATGTTTTGGAGACGTTTGGCCGGATCGACATTTTGATCAACAACGCGGGCATTACGCGCGATAACCTGATCATGCGCATGAAAGAGGAAGAATTCGATCAAGTCATCGAAACGAATCTGAAGGGCGTATTTAACTGCCTCAAGGCGGCAAGCCGCCCCATGATGAAGCAGCGTTTCGGGCGCATCATCAATATTTCGTCCGTTGTCGGCGCGCTTGGCAATGCCGGACAAACCAACTATGTGGCAGCTAAGGCCGGGGTTATCGGTATGACGAAATCGGCGGCTAAGGAGCTTGCTTCCCGTGGAATTACGGTGAACTGTGTGGCTCCCGGATTTATTGAAACGGATATGACCGACAAACTGTCAGGCGAGATGAGAGAGCAGCTGCTGAAGCAAATCCCGCTTGCCCGTCTGGGACAGCCGGAGGATATCGCCAAGGCGGTACGTTTCTTGGCTTCCGAAGACTCCTCGTACATGACCGGTCAAACGATCCATGTCGATGGAGGCATGTATATGTAA